In a single window of the Subtercola sp. PAMC28395 genome:
- a CDS encoding heavy-metal-associated domain-containing protein — protein sequence MDDNQHIIGSNNTVGVNTVGVNTVGLNTVGVNTVDSKTLDSQQFDVTGMTCAHCVASVTEKVCELPGVTNVTVELHPGQVSRVVVATDTPVSSDAISRAIAEAGYAAVASS from the coding sequence ATGGACGACAACCAGCACATCATCGGGTCGAACAACACAGTCGGTGTGAACACAGTCGGTGTGAACACAGTCGGTTTGAACACGGTCGGTGTGAACACGGTCGACTCGAAGACGCTCGACTCGCAACAGTTCGACGTCACTGGCATGACCTGCGCGCATTGCGTTGCCAGCGTGACGGAGAAGGTCTGCGAGCTGCCCGGTGTGACGAACGTGACTGTCGAGTTGCACCCCGGACAGGTTTCGCGGGTCGTCGTGGCCACCGATACTCCCGTCTCCTCAGACGCCATCTCGCGCGCTATCGCCGAGGCCGGATACGCAGCGGTTGCCAGCTCCTGA
- a CDS encoding cation-translocating P-type ATPase, with product MPDVGATAGVDSADVSTDVSLDIAGMTCASCATRIERKLNRIDGVEASVNYATEKARVHAQGVQTSALIETLITAVHDAGYTATVPAPPPAARAARRLADSGEGSGSDVSGSDVSGSKGSGSNGSGDVSGIEDLPAPRDRATEELRHRLIVSTTLTVPVVLLSMIPILQFTNWQWLALTLAAPVVVWGAWPFHRAALLNARHGASSMDTLVSVGVTAAFGWSLYALFFGTAGMPGMHMTFTLLPGAIGGAGSGVDEIYLEVCSAVTVFLLAGRYMEARAKRQSGEALRALLELGAKDASLLRDGVETRVPAASLMVGDTIVVRPGEKIAADGLITSGSSAVDLSMLTGESVAAEVSVGDRVVGATVNVGGRLVVEVTRVGADTELARIGRLVEDAQTGKADAQRLADRVSAVFVPIVFGLALATFVGWLLVGGTLTLAFTAAVATLIIACPCALGLATPTALLVGTGRASQFGILIRGPQVLEQTRTIDTIVLDKTGTITTGKMGVTFVTPSAGTPREELLRNAAAVELGSEHPVARAIVDFAAAENTPAVADKSPESFLSTPGQGVQAIVGDTLVLAGKAGWLTDSWAIVLPADAAEAITDAESSGVTVTALAWDGELRGIIGVRDTVKSSSAEAVRRFGALGLRPVLLTGDNAGAAAAVAAEVGITDVHAGVTPQQKLAVIRQLQSEGRVVAMVGDGVNDAAALAASDLGIAMGAGTDAAIAASDITVVSGDLLVVGDAVRLARRTLATIKGNLFWAFAYNIAAIPLAMLGLLNPLLAGAAMAFSSVFVVTNSLRLRRFTPLPKPVGDQH from the coding sequence ATGCCTGACGTTGGAGCCACCGCAGGCGTCGACAGCGCAGACGTCAGCACAGACGTCAGCCTCGACATTGCAGGGATGACGTGTGCCTCGTGCGCCACTCGCATCGAACGCAAACTGAACCGCATCGACGGCGTCGAGGCGAGCGTGAACTATGCCACCGAGAAGGCTCGTGTGCACGCCCAGGGCGTGCAGACGTCGGCACTGATCGAGACGTTGATCACGGCCGTGCACGACGCGGGGTACACGGCAACGGTGCCGGCACCGCCTCCGGCCGCTCGAGCCGCCCGCAGGCTGGCTGATTCGGGCGAAGGCTCTGGCAGTGACGTCTCTGGCAGTGACGTCTCCGGCAGCAAAGGCTCCGGCAGCAATGGATCCGGCGATGTCTCAGGCATCGAAGATCTTCCAGCACCGCGCGACCGGGCGACAGAGGAGCTACGACACCGCCTCATCGTGTCGACAACTCTGACGGTGCCGGTGGTTCTGCTCTCGATGATCCCGATCCTGCAGTTCACCAACTGGCAGTGGCTCGCGCTCACGCTTGCAGCGCCGGTCGTTGTGTGGGGTGCCTGGCCGTTCCACCGCGCCGCGCTCCTCAATGCCCGCCACGGCGCATCCTCGATGGACACGCTCGTGAGCGTCGGTGTGACTGCCGCGTTCGGGTGGTCTCTTTATGCGCTCTTCTTCGGCACGGCCGGCATGCCCGGCATGCACATGACCTTCACTCTTCTGCCCGGCGCGATTGGTGGGGCAGGTTCTGGCGTGGATGAGATCTACCTCGAAGTGTGCTCGGCCGTGACCGTCTTCCTGCTCGCCGGGCGGTACATGGAGGCCAGAGCGAAGAGACAATCGGGTGAAGCGCTTCGTGCCCTGCTCGAACTGGGTGCCAAAGATGCGAGCCTGCTCCGCGACGGTGTCGAAACACGCGTTCCCGCAGCCTCCCTGATGGTGGGCGACACGATCGTCGTTCGCCCGGGCGAGAAGATCGCCGCTGACGGCCTCATCACAAGCGGCTCCAGCGCAGTCGACCTGAGCATGCTCACCGGCGAATCCGTCGCAGCCGAGGTCTCGGTCGGCGATCGGGTCGTCGGCGCCACGGTCAACGTCGGTGGTCGGCTGGTGGTCGAAGTGACGCGGGTGGGAGCCGACACGGAGCTCGCGCGCATCGGTCGACTCGTCGAGGATGCTCAGACTGGGAAAGCAGATGCCCAGCGACTTGCCGACCGTGTCTCTGCCGTGTTCGTCCCGATCGTGTTCGGCCTCGCCCTCGCAACCTTCGTGGGCTGGCTGCTCGTCGGGGGCACGCTGACGCTCGCCTTCACAGCGGCCGTCGCGACACTGATCATCGCCTGCCCGTGCGCCCTGGGACTCGCCACGCCGACGGCTCTGCTCGTCGGCACCGGCCGGGCGTCGCAGTTCGGCATCCTCATCCGTGGACCTCAAGTCCTCGAGCAGACCCGCACTATCGACACCATCGTTCTCGACAAGACGGGCACGATCACCACCGGGAAGATGGGGGTCACCTTCGTGACGCCCAGTGCCGGTACCCCGCGGGAAGAGCTGCTGCGGAACGCCGCGGCCGTCGAACTCGGGTCAGAGCATCCGGTCGCGAGAGCCATCGTCGACTTCGCTGCGGCCGAGAACACGCCTGCGGTGGCAGACAAATCACCAGAATCGTTCCTGTCGACACCCGGCCAGGGAGTCCAGGCGATCGTCGGCGACACGCTGGTTCTGGCCGGCAAGGCAGGCTGGTTGACCGACTCGTGGGCCATCGTGCTGCCCGCTGACGCTGCAGAAGCAATCACCGACGCAGAATCGTCGGGCGTGACGGTCACCGCACTTGCCTGGGACGGCGAGCTTCGCGGGATCATCGGTGTGCGTGACACGGTCAAATCGTCGAGCGCTGAAGCAGTTCGCCGGTTCGGCGCGCTGGGGCTGCGACCGGTGCTTCTGACGGGCGACAACGCCGGCGCGGCCGCCGCCGTTGCCGCCGAAGTGGGCATAACCGACGTCCATGCCGGTGTCACACCGCAGCAGAAGCTGGCTGTGATCAGACAGCTGCAATCAGAGGGTCGGGTGGTGGCGATGGTCGGTGACGGCGTGAACGACGCTGCCGCACTCGCCGCCAGTGACCTGGGGATCGCGATGGGCGCCGGAACCGACGCAGCCATCGCCGCCAGTGACATCACCGTTGTGAGCGGAGACCTCCTCGTGGTCGGCGACGCAGTGCGGCTCGCCAGGCGCACCCTGGCCACCATCAAGGGCAACCTGTTCTGGGCTTTCGCCTACAACATCGCAGCGATACCGCTGGCAATGCTGGGCCTGCTGAACCCCCTGCTGGCCGGCGCCGCCATGGCATTCTCTTCGGTGTTCGTGGTGACCAACAGCCTGCGACTGCGACGGTTCACCCCCTTGCCGAAACCCGTAGGCGACCAGCACTGA
- a CDS encoding ABC transporter ATP-binding protein, with amino-acid sequence MTSLTISGVCKTLGGNSVLRDLSLTVDAGSRTAIVGASGSGKSTLLRLIAGFDRVDAGRITLGDTVVSAAAAVGAGAGAGAGAGAPMISASRSSTFVAAHRRGVGYVAQDGALFPHLTVEQNISFGLSHAGRVARTGRASRSAEARDRIREVAELVALDVELLSRYPHEISGGQQQRVALARALAPSPSVILLDEPFSALDTGLRAQTRQAVIAALEASAVTTILVTHDQEEALSFGQQIAVISGGTIVQAGAPVDVFDSPVTAETAMFLGEAVLLPCTVFESARSRSDSSASSGVVSCALGEIPVRHDHRSGTGRAARALIRPSQLTAHFDTPSPNATIVGAHYAGDHVELVLRLHAETASQNPGTDAGYAVVGGADAKNALTIAVTLATAEAREYRPGRTLTLGVTGAVNLY; translated from the coding sequence TTGACCTCACTCACCATCTCGGGTGTCTGCAAGACACTCGGCGGCAATTCCGTCTTACGCGACCTTTCACTCACCGTCGACGCAGGTTCACGCACGGCGATCGTCGGCGCTTCGGGCAGTGGCAAGAGCACGCTCCTCCGCCTGATTGCGGGCTTCGACCGTGTGGATGCTGGCCGGATCACCCTCGGTGACACCGTTGTCTCTGCGGCTGCGGCTGTGGGTGCTGGTGCTGGTGCTGGTGCTGGTGCTGGTGCTCCTATGATTTCAGCTTCACGGTCATCCACCTTCGTTGCCGCGCATCGCCGGGGTGTGGGTTATGTGGCGCAGGACGGCGCCCTTTTTCCGCACCTCACCGTGGAGCAGAACATCAGTTTCGGGCTGTCTCACGCTGGTCGCGTTGCCCGCACTGGCCGCGCATCTCGGAGTGCCGAGGCCCGTGATCGCATCCGCGAGGTTGCAGAACTCGTCGCCCTCGACGTTGAGCTGCTCAGCAGGTATCCGCATGAGATCTCTGGCGGCCAGCAACAGAGGGTTGCTCTGGCGAGGGCGCTTGCTCCTTCGCCCTCGGTGATCCTGCTCGATGAGCCATTCAGTGCCCTGGACACCGGGCTTCGGGCCCAGACACGGCAGGCCGTCATCGCCGCTCTCGAGGCCAGCGCGGTCACGACCATCCTCGTGACGCACGACCAGGAGGAGGCTTTGTCGTTCGGCCAGCAGATCGCTGTCATCTCGGGCGGAACGATCGTGCAGGCCGGAGCCCCGGTCGACGTCTTCGACAGCCCGGTGACAGCGGAGACGGCGATGTTCCTCGGCGAGGCGGTGCTGTTGCCCTGCACAGTATTCGAAAGCGCACGCTCACGCTCAGACTCAAGCGCAAGCAGTGGGGTCGTATCGTGTGCGCTCGGCGAGATTCCGGTGCGGCACGATCACCGGTCCGGAACGGGTCGCGCGGCCCGCGCGCTCATTCGGCCGAGCCAGTTGACTGCGCACTTCGACACACCGTCACCGAACGCCACAATTGTCGGGGCGCACTACGCGGGCGATCATGTCGAGCTGGTTCTGCGCCTACATGCTGAAACGGCATCTCAGAATCCTGGCACTGACGCTGGCTATGCAGTCGTCGGCGGCGCAGACGCGAAGAATGCTCTGACGATAGCCGTGACGCTCGCCACCGCCGAGGCGCGCGAGTATCGGCCCGGCCGCACGCTGACCCTCGGAGTGACTGGCGCCGTGAACCTGTACTGA
- a CDS encoding metalloregulator ArsR/SmtB family transcription factor, producing MSTFSVSERPLYEVKANLFKGLAHPVRIRVLEVLQTSPHVSVAALLADTGLEASHLSQHLSVLRRHNLVVAERRASQVFYSLAYPQVSDLLSVAKSLLVDILQNTQLRLAETVNETMDR from the coding sequence ATGTCAACCTTCTCCGTCTCCGAGCGCCCGCTCTATGAAGTCAAGGCGAACCTGTTCAAAGGTCTCGCCCACCCCGTTCGCATCCGGGTTCTCGAGGTGCTCCAGACATCGCCCCATGTCTCTGTCGCCGCTCTTCTCGCCGACACGGGACTGGAGGCCTCGCACCTCTCCCAACACCTCTCCGTATTGCGGCGCCACAACCTCGTGGTCGCCGAACGGCGGGCCAGCCAGGTGTTCTACAGCCTTGCGTACCCCCAGGTCAGCGATCTGCTGTCGGTTGCGAAATCATTGCTCGTCGACATTCTGCAGAACACCCAACTGCGACTCGCCGAAACCGTCAACGAAACAATGGACCGCTGA
- a CDS encoding universal stress protein has protein sequence MPTQESSPHPTPRVSPQLAPPEAGIPEHRPLFVVGVDGSPSSAKALRHAVTLGQFQNARIRAVTVWSYPNSYTPLPTTWSPEDDAQEILAEVTASVFGASVPEWFEQKTTEGAPARVLIDESANADMVIVGSRGHGGFAGLLLGSVSSQCAEHAGCPVLVVHGTDAV, from the coding sequence ATGCCCACCCAGGAATCCTCGCCGCACCCCACTCCGCGCGTTTCGCCGCAACTGGCACCGCCCGAAGCCGGAATTCCCGAACATCGACCTCTCTTTGTCGTGGGTGTCGACGGCTCGCCGTCTTCGGCGAAAGCCCTGCGCCACGCCGTGACTCTCGGCCAATTTCAGAACGCCCGTATCCGCGCTGTGACCGTCTGGTCGTACCCGAATTCGTACACACCCCTCCCGACCACCTGGTCGCCCGAAGACGACGCCCAGGAGATTCTCGCGGAGGTCACCGCATCGGTCTTCGGTGCCTCCGTGCCGGAGTGGTTCGAACAGAAGACCACTGAAGGTGCGCCCGCGCGAGTGCTGATCGACGAGAGCGCGAACGCCGACATGGTGATCGTCGGCAGCAGGGGTCACGGCGGATTCGCCGGGCTGCTGCTCGGATCCGTGAGCTCGCAATGCGCCGAGCATGCCGGGTGCCCCGTGCTCGTGGTGCACGGAACCGACGCGGTCTGA
- the mgtA gene encoding magnesium-translocating P-type ATPase, with product MTKDATTDVATGVTVTLREAAGRSAAETYAEVGGPGSAESGLSSAEAANRLRTIGPNAVRTHKARVWPLLWQQLRSPILILLFVTAAVSLFLGDAANSVIIGVILVVSVGLGFVNEFRAQLTADSLHDKVRHTVIAVRDGRAQQTDVVDLVPGDVVRVSVGTVVPADMRVLASKDLLCDESILTGESLPVAKDPAPVSGDRGIEDLTSCLLMGTIIQSGSGTGVVIATGGNAEFGKIALGLGTSAPVTEFQKGLSHFSVLLLQVAIVLTTFIFIANVLLQRPIIESLLFSLAIAVGITPQLLPAVVSTSLATGSRMLIRKKVLVKRLVCIEDLGDMDLLVTDKTGTLTEGTISFIEALSVDETITPKELVELGLLATEVVGHTFANRTGPGGETRLTDSNPVDVVGLNPLDAALWLAPDARGSVTGAYTRLDLLPFDHDRRMVSALVTDADGITQIVSKGSPEDILKHCVTVPARAQAVLDAQYSQGARVIAVAQRVAPGLAGVDAIDEHDLTLSGFLTFRDMPKADARGSLERLAMLGIQVKIATGDNAIVAEKVCADLGLISADRKARNNNTACNNTASNNTASNNAGTTLLGEDIDALSDSELGEAALAATIFARVSPEQKARIITQLRHRGRSVAFLGDGVNDALALHQADVGISVETAADVAKDAADVLLLDKDLAVLADGVIEGRRIFANTIKYVLMGTSSNFGNMFSAATASVVLPFLPMLPGQILLNNLLYDSGQLAIPTDHVDKEQLLSPSHWNIAYIRRFMLLFGPISSLFDFATFALMLFVFNASEGEFRAGWFIESIATQTLIIFAIRTRRVPFLRSRPSIALAAASLGVVALGIWLPFSPFAGFLGFATLPPPFFLVLLGMIVVYLFFVELAKLWFFSRAAQQSPQRAPRAPRQHTHPSRISRRAARFTSRSPRYSSRKHDMMTL from the coding sequence GTGACAAAGGATGCCACCACGGATGTCGCCACGGGCGTGACCGTCACCCTGCGTGAAGCTGCCGGACGCTCAGCCGCCGAGACGTATGCTGAGGTCGGCGGCCCGGGGAGCGCAGAGTCTGGGCTTTCGTCAGCGGAGGCAGCGAATCGGCTGCGGACGATCGGGCCCAATGCTGTGCGAACCCACAAGGCTCGTGTGTGGCCTCTGCTGTGGCAGCAGCTGCGGAGCCCCATCCTCATCCTCCTGTTCGTCACCGCGGCCGTATCGCTGTTTCTCGGGGACGCGGCGAACTCCGTCATCATCGGCGTGATACTCGTCGTCAGCGTAGGGCTCGGATTCGTCAACGAGTTCCGGGCTCAGCTCACGGCCGACTCGCTGCACGACAAGGTCAGGCACACAGTCATCGCTGTGCGAGACGGGCGTGCACAACAGACCGACGTGGTCGACCTGGTTCCGGGCGACGTCGTGCGCGTCTCAGTCGGAACCGTCGTTCCCGCAGACATGCGAGTGCTCGCCAGCAAAGACCTCCTCTGCGACGAGAGCATCCTGACGGGTGAATCGCTGCCCGTAGCGAAAGACCCGGCACCGGTCTCCGGCGACAGGGGAATCGAAGACCTCACATCGTGCCTGTTGATGGGCACGATCATCCAATCGGGCAGTGGCACGGGCGTCGTGATCGCGACCGGCGGAAACGCTGAATTCGGTAAGATCGCGCTCGGGCTCGGAACGAGTGCCCCCGTGACCGAATTCCAGAAGGGCCTCAGCCACTTCTCTGTCTTGCTGCTGCAGGTCGCGATCGTGCTGACGACGTTCATCTTCATTGCCAACGTGCTGCTGCAGCGCCCGATCATCGAGTCTCTGCTCTTCTCCCTGGCCATCGCCGTGGGCATCACACCCCAACTGCTGCCGGCCGTGGTGAGCACGAGCCTCGCCACGGGCTCGCGCATGCTCATCCGCAAGAAGGTCCTGGTGAAGCGCCTGGTGTGCATCGAGGACCTGGGCGACATGGATCTGCTCGTCACTGACAAAACGGGCACCCTGACCGAAGGCACGATCAGCTTCATTGAGGCGCTCAGCGTCGACGAGACCATCACACCGAAGGAGCTGGTCGAGCTCGGCCTGCTCGCCACGGAGGTCGTGGGCCACACCTTCGCCAATCGCACCGGGCCCGGGGGCGAAACACGGCTTACGGATTCGAACCCTGTCGACGTCGTGGGGCTGAACCCGCTCGACGCTGCACTGTGGCTTGCACCGGATGCCCGGGGCAGCGTGACAGGTGCCTACACGCGCCTCGACCTTCTGCCCTTCGACCACGACCGCCGCATGGTCAGCGCGCTCGTCACCGACGCCGACGGCATCACACAAATCGTGTCGAAAGGCTCTCCCGAAGACATTCTGAAACACTGCGTGACAGTTCCTGCACGTGCCCAGGCCGTTCTCGATGCCCAGTACAGCCAGGGAGCTCGGGTCATCGCTGTCGCCCAGCGCGTCGCCCCCGGGCTCGCGGGTGTCGATGCCATCGATGAACACGACCTCACGCTGTCGGGCTTCCTCACGTTTCGAGACATGCCCAAAGCCGACGCCCGAGGCTCACTCGAGCGCCTGGCAATGCTCGGAATCCAGGTCAAGATTGCGACGGGCGACAACGCGATCGTGGCCGAGAAGGTGTGCGCCGATCTCGGGCTCATCTCTGCAGACAGAAAGGCGCGCAACAACAACACAGCCTGCAACAACACAGCCAGCAACAACACAGCCAGCAACAATGCGGGCACCACACTTCTGGGTGAAGACATCGACGCCCTCAGCGATTCAGAACTCGGCGAAGCTGCCCTTGCTGCGACGATCTTCGCCAGGGTCTCACCCGAACAGAAGGCCCGCATCATCACCCAGCTCCGCCACCGCGGGCGCTCGGTCGCGTTCCTCGGTGATGGGGTCAATGATGCCCTGGCCCTGCACCAGGCTGATGTCGGCATCTCCGTCGAGACGGCTGCAGACGTCGCGAAGGATGCCGCCGATGTGCTCCTTCTCGACAAAGACCTGGCGGTACTCGCCGACGGGGTGATAGAAGGGCGTCGGATCTTCGCGAACACGATCAAATACGTGCTGATGGGTACCTCGAGCAATTTCGGCAACATGTTCAGCGCAGCAACCGCATCGGTCGTGCTCCCCTTCCTCCCGATGCTGCCCGGCCAGATCCTGTTGAACAACCTGCTCTACGATTCGGGTCAGCTGGCCATCCCCACCGACCACGTCGACAAGGAGCAACTGCTTTCTCCTTCACACTGGAACATCGCGTACATCCGGCGCTTCATGCTGCTGTTCGGGCCGATCAGCTCGCTGTTCGACTTCGCGACCTTCGCCCTCATGCTCTTCGTCTTCAATGCCTCCGAAGGTGAATTCCGGGCAGGGTGGTTCATCGAATCCATTGCCACGCAGACGCTGATCATCTTCGCGATCCGCACGCGCAGAGTCCCGTTCCTGCGGAGCCGACCCTCGATCGCCCTGGCGGCCGCTTCGCTCGGTGTCGTCGCGCTGGGGATCTGGCTGCCCTTCTCCCCCTTCGCAGGATTCCTCGGTTTCGCAACACTCCCTCCTCCGTTCTTTCTCGTTCTGCTCGGGATGATCGTGGTCTACCTGTTCTTCGTCGAGCTGGCGAAACTCTGGTTCTTCTCCCGGGCCGCCCAGCAGTCGCCGCAGAGGGCGCCGCGAGCACCGCGCCAACACACCCACCCATCCCGGATCTCCCGCCGGGCGGCACGCTTCACGTCGCGCTCGCCCCGGTATTCCTCCAGAAAGCACGATATGATGACTTTATAA
- a CDS encoding SulP family inorganic anion transporter translates to MKYLRALLPSWSDYRSVRRTWRGDLVAGITVGIVALPLALAFGVSSGAGAEAGLVTAIVAGVIAAVFGGSNIQVSGPTGAMVVVLGPIVVSHGVGAVAVVALMAGVVVLIAGVLKLGRVVSYIPWPVIEGFTLGIAVIIFLQQVPAALGTKAGPSSNAFVSAFESLQSVNPATLGYSLAAVAIVAAIMIVAPRIHRQLPGSLIAIVVVSVVASVAALPLVRIGVLPNSLPVPGLPNIDPALLGGLVGPALTVAALAAIESLLSARVAASISDTGPYDADRELVGQGLASIASGFFGGMPATGAIARTAVNVRSGGKTRLAAIVHALVLLAVVSLATGVVSQIPLAALSGVLMVTATRMVSISTMRSVLTSTRSDAVVFIVTALITVSFDLIIAVGIGIAVAAFFALRMLAQSGGVHREELPQPSLPGDERIALFRLDGALFFGAADRMLERVNAITNVTVVIIRMSQLQVLDATGARVIAEMVHALESRGITVLIKGIQPQHLKLATQVGVISSLRHQNHLFSDIDSAVAHARDHVNRAATSQVDHPVP, encoded by the coding sequence GTGAAGTACCTCCGCGCACTCCTGCCGAGCTGGAGCGACTATCGCTCCGTCCGTCGCACGTGGCGCGGTGACCTGGTAGCGGGCATCACCGTCGGTATCGTGGCGCTGCCACTGGCGCTCGCCTTCGGCGTGAGCTCCGGCGCAGGAGCCGAAGCGGGCCTCGTGACCGCGATTGTGGCCGGAGTCATCGCCGCCGTATTCGGTGGGTCGAACATCCAGGTCTCAGGCCCGACAGGTGCAATGGTTGTCGTTCTCGGCCCGATTGTCGTCTCGCACGGGGTGGGCGCGGTTGCGGTCGTGGCCCTCATGGCTGGCGTCGTGGTGCTCATCGCCGGGGTACTGAAACTGGGACGGGTGGTCTCGTACATTCCGTGGCCCGTAATCGAGGGCTTCACCCTCGGCATCGCCGTGATCATCTTCCTTCAGCAAGTACCTGCCGCCCTCGGCACAAAGGCCGGCCCGAGCAGCAACGCGTTCGTCTCGGCCTTCGAATCACTGCAGTCGGTCAACCCGGCAACCCTCGGCTATTCGCTCGCCGCTGTCGCCATCGTGGCGGCGATCATGATCGTTGCCCCTCGCATCCACCGCCAGCTGCCCGGCTCACTCATTGCGATCGTCGTCGTATCGGTCGTCGCCAGCGTGGCGGCACTGCCACTCGTTCGCATCGGGGTGCTCCCGAACTCACTGCCCGTTCCGGGGCTGCCGAACATCGACCCTGCCCTTCTCGGCGGACTGGTCGGACCGGCCCTCACCGTCGCAGCCCTGGCCGCAATCGAATCGCTGCTCTCTGCCCGGGTCGCGGCGTCGATCTCCGACACCGGCCCGTACGACGCCGACCGGGAACTCGTCGGCCAGGGGCTGGCATCGATTGCGTCGGGTTTCTTCGGAGGCATGCCCGCCACCGGGGCGATAGCCCGCACGGCGGTCAATGTGCGCTCCGGCGGCAAGACGCGGCTCGCAGCGATCGTGCATGCCCTCGTTCTGCTGGCCGTCGTCTCCCTCGCGACGGGAGTCGTCTCCCAGATTCCGCTTGCCGCCCTCTCTGGAGTGCTGATGGTGACCGCCACGCGCATGGTGTCGATCAGCACGATGCGCAGCGTGCTCACCTCGACACGCTCCGATGCTGTGGTGTTCATTGTCACAGCACTGATTACCGTCTCCTTCGACCTCATCATCGCCGTGGGTATCGGCATCGCGGTCGCCGCGTTCTTCGCCCTCAGGATGCTGGCCCAATCCGGCGGCGTGCATCGCGAAGAACTCCCGCAGCCCTCCCTGCCCGGCGACGAGCGCATCGCCCTGTTCCGCCTCGACGGAGCGCTCTTCTTCGGTGCTGCCGACCGGATGCTCGAACGGGTCAATGCCATCACCAACGTCACCGTGGTCATCATCCGCATGTCGCAACTGCAGGTGCTCGACGCAACGGGTGCCCGGGTGATCGCAGAGATGGTTCACGCGCTCGAGAGCCGCGGGATCACCGTTCTGATCAAGGGTATCCAGCCACAACACCTGAAACTCGCGACGCAGGTCGGTGTCATCAGCTCGCTGAGGCACCAGAACCACCTCTTCAGCGACATCGACTCCGCCGTTGCCCACGCCAGGGATCATGTCAATCGGGCCGCAACCAGCCAGGTCGATCATCCGGTGCCGTAG
- a CDS encoding SDR family oxidoreductase codes for MTTLDGAVVLVVGASGGLGSRLASRLTAAGAIVIRGARNPQTLAGPDAYLADLTSPGSAAALLLAAEQAYPEHLDGVVIAAGAVAFGPIGELADDTLDELLAINTAAPIRLIRGAIPRLAQSAAAGRKPFIVTISGIVAESPTAGMAAYSASKAALAAFVQAASRELRRSGIRVIDARPGHTETGLAAHPIAGTAPAFAPGLDADAVAERIITAITEDEKDLPSTAF; via the coding sequence ATGACGACTCTCGACGGTGCTGTGGTTCTCGTGGTCGGAGCATCGGGTGGATTGGGTTCACGGCTTGCGTCGCGTCTCACGGCGGCCGGTGCCATCGTGATTCGCGGTGCGCGGAACCCACAGACGCTCGCCGGCCCCGATGCCTATCTCGCCGACCTCACCTCTCCCGGGTCCGCGGCAGCACTCCTTCTCGCGGCAGAGCAGGCATACCCCGAGCATCTCGACGGCGTCGTGATCGCAGCCGGAGCCGTGGCTTTCGGGCCGATCGGCGAACTGGCAGACGACACTCTCGATGAGCTCCTCGCGATCAACACCGCCGCTCCCATTCGCCTCATCCGCGGCGCAATCCCCCGGCTGGCGCAGTCAGCGGCAGCCGGCCGCAAACCGTTCATCGTCACGATCAGCGGCATCGTCGCCGAATCCCCCACGGCAGGAATGGCCGCGTACTCCGCGTCGAAGGCAGCGCTCGCGGCGTTCGTCCAGGCTGCATCGCGCGAGTTGCGGCGGTCGGGCATCCGGGTCATCGACGCCCGACCGGGGCACACGGAAACTGGCCTTGCCGCGCACCCGATCGCCGGTACCGCGCCAGCGTTCGCACCGGGCCTGGATGCTGACGCCGTCGCCGAGCGCATCATCACGGCGATCACAGAAGACGAGAAGGACTTGCCGAGCACCGCATTCTGA